A stretch of Sulfurimonas xiamenensis DNA encodes these proteins:
- a CDS encoding peptidase M42 has protein sequence MELFYDILKQLIRIPSVVGEEHPFFMFIKRELEEIGVTVEYYDGVLVAKGKEPNSGYISAHADRHGLICTGHNEFQYAAFIAKNKADLTGDSNSEQLLHNFTARFVDEKVQAYEPWSGNYLGLGSIKDAYLCQRRNNILFKIDGFDYLFPGTPIAFTDKLEINGDLISAQLDNVISIAVIIYMYTAGYQGTAFFTASEEAGRSWRFLMEWFKRFDIKTDELLVLDTSPYPTLEEIKNIDIVMRNRDSNAVFRSPLKNKIKKIAIKEKIKYNFKDNYLKAKMAKNGTISSLGTTELGRLIYATKGEIQGTTLQIPTIGYHTVHETTTKKSVESIITILKKIYIK, from the coding sequence ATGGAACTGTTTTATGATATATTAAAACAACTTATTCGCATACCTAGTGTTGTAGGAGAAGAGCATCCTTTTTTTATGTTTATAAAAAGAGAACTTGAAGAAATTGGTGTAACAGTTGAATACTATGACGGTGTACTTGTAGCAAAAGGGAAAGAGCCTAATAGTGGTTATATCTCCGCTCACGCAGATAGACATGGACTTATTTGCACCGGCCATAATGAGTTTCAGTATGCTGCATTTATTGCAAAAAATAAAGCAGATCTAACCGGTGATTCGAACTCAGAGCAATTGTTGCACAATTTTACGGCAAGATTTGTTGATGAAAAAGTTCAGGCATATGAGCCTTGGTCGGGAAACTATTTAGGGCTTGGCTCTATAAAAGATGCGTATCTTTGTCAAAGAAGAAATAATATTCTTTTTAAAATAGATGGTTTTGATTATCTTTTTCCAGGAACGCCTATAGCCTTTACAGACAAACTTGAAATTAATGGCGATTTAATATCTGCGCAGTTAGATAATGTCATAAGCATTGCTGTTATTATCTATATGTACACTGCTGGCTATCAAGGCACCGCTTTTTTTACTGCTTCTGAAGAGGCAGGCAGAAGCTGGAGATTTTTGATGGAGTGGTTTAAGCGTTTTGATATAAAAACAGATGAGCTGCTTGTGCTTGACACAAGTCCCTACCCTACTTTGGAGGAGATTAAAAATATAGATATAGTTATGAGAAACAGAGATTCAAATGCCGTATTTAGATCACCTCTAAAAAATAAAATCAAGAAAATTGCTATAAAAGAGAAGATAAAATACAATTTTAAAGATAACTATTTAAAAGCTAAAATGGCTAAAAATGGCACAATCAGCTCTCTCGGAACAACAGAACTTGGAAGATTGATTTATGCAACCAAGGGAGAGATTCAAGGAACAACTCTACAAATACCGACAATAGGTTACCATACAGTACATGAAACAACAACAAAAAAATCAGTTGAGAGCATAATTACTATTTTAAAAAAAATATACATAAAATGA
- a CDS encoding DUF4492 domain-containing protein — protein sequence MSIKKIFSFYINGFKSMTIGKTLWKIIFIKLVVILLFLNYFIHNKNFKTEYKTYDEKINFVYENLRLK from the coding sequence ATGAGTATCAAGAAGATTTTTAGTTTTTATATCAATGGCTTCAAAAGCATGACAATAGGAAAAACTTTATGGAAAATTATCTTTATAAAACTGGTGGTAATTTTGCTCTTTTTAAACTACTTTATTCATAACAAGAATTTTAAAACAGAGTATAAAACATATGACGAAAAAATAAATTTCGTTTATGAAAACTTGAGATTAAAATAG
- a CDS encoding cytochrome ubiquinol oxidase subunit I, producing MEESLIDWSRAQFALTAMYHWIFVPLTLGLGFIVAIMETMYVKTGSDFWKKTTKYWMTLFAINFAIGVATGIIMEFEFGTNWANYSWFVGDIFGAPLAVEGILAFFMESTFFAVMFFGWDKVDKKFHLLSTWLVAIGSNLSALWILVANGWMQYPVGMHFNPNTVRNEMMNFWDILFSPVAVSKFLHTLGSGYVMAALFVVGVSSWYLLKNRDVVFAKKSMLVGATFGLITSLFLALSGDESAHQVAHKQPVKLAAMEGLYKGKEGAGLVAVGLLNPNKALNNDENPFLFDIEIPYILSILSYHKTNAFVPGLEDLVYGNEKYNIMGAAEKIEKGKIALEALQSYKEAKKDANEEASKAAQTTLEEYMPYFGYGYLKKPEDIVAPVATTFYAFHIMVWLGGWFIILFAFVLFFLTKKEIQKYPLLLKAAFWSIPLGYIAGEAGWVVAEVGRQPWAIQDLMPVGIAATHISTTNVMISFFLFATLFTTLLIAEIKIMTKQIKIGPDGGH from the coding sequence ATGGAAGAATCTTTAATTGACTGGAGTCGTGCACAATTTGCACTTACGGCTATGTATCACTGGATTTTTGTGCCCCTGACTTTGGGACTTGGATTTATAGTAGCAATAATGGAAACAATGTATGTCAAAACCGGAAGTGATTTTTGGAAAAAAACAACCAAATATTGGATGACACTTTTTGCTATTAATTTTGCAATTGGTGTAGCAACCGGAATAATTATGGAATTTGAATTTGGTACAAACTGGGCAAATTATAGCTGGTTTGTAGGTGATATATTTGGTGCGCCGCTGGCTGTAGAGGGAATTTTAGCGTTTTTTATGGAATCGACTTTTTTTGCCGTTATGTTTTTTGGATGGGATAAAGTAGATAAAAAATTTCATCTTTTGTCCACTTGGCTTGTTGCGATTGGTTCAAATCTTTCAGCACTTTGGATTTTAGTGGCAAACGGTTGGATGCAATATCCTGTTGGAATGCACTTCAATCCAAATACTGTAAGAAATGAGATGATGAACTTTTGGGATATACTTTTTTCTCCCGTTGCAGTTAGTAAATTTCTCCATACTCTTGGAAGTGGTTATGTTATGGCTGCCCTTTTTGTAGTAGGAGTCAGTTCTTGGTATCTTCTCAAAAATCGCGATGTAGTATTTGCAAAAAAATCGATGCTTGTAGGTGCCACATTTGGACTAATTACCTCTTTGTTTTTAGCTTTAAGCGGAGATGAATCAGCACATCAAGTAGCGCATAAACAACCCGTAAAACTCGCAGCGATGGAGGGACTATATAAAGGAAAAGAGGGAGCTGGACTTGTTGCAGTTGGTCTGCTTAATCCAAATAAAGCTCTTAACAATGACGAAAATCCATTCCTTTTTGATATAGAGATACCTTATATTCTTTCAATCTTAAGCTACCATAAAACGAATGCTTTTGTACCGGGCTTAGAAGATTTAGTATATGGAAATGAAAAATATAACATAATGGGAGCGGCAGAAAAAATAGAAAAAGGCAAAATTGCTCTTGAAGCACTACAAAGCTATAAAGAGGCAAAAAAAGATGCAAATGAAGAAGCTTCCAAAGCTGCACAGACAACGCTTGAAGAGTATATGCCGTACTTTGGATATGGATATTTAAAAAAACCTGAAGATATAGTAGCACCGGTTGCTACAACTTTTTACGCATTTCATATCATGGTATGGCTTGGCGGTTGGTTTATTATACTTTTTGCTTTTGTACTTTTTTTCCTTACAAAAAAAGAGATTCAAAAATATCCTCTTCTGCTTAAAGCGGCTTTTTGGTCAATTCCACTTGGATATATAGCCGGTGAGGCTGGATGGGTTGTTGCTGAAGTTGGCCGTCAACCATGGGCAATTCAGGATTTAATGCCAGTCGGCATTGCAGCAACACATATATCTACAACAAATGTAATGATAAGTTTCTTTTTATTTGCAACACTTTTCACAACACTGCTTATTGCAGAAATCAAAATTATGACCAAACAAATAAAAATTGGTCCGGATGGAGGACACTAA
- the cydB gene encoding cytochrome d ubiquinol oxidase subunit II has product MVGFGDLDLLTLQQYWWFVISLLGGLFVFMMFVQGGQTLIYKLSTNETEKTMLINAIGRKWELGFTTLVLFGGALFAAFPLFYATSFGGAYWVWLAILFCFIIQAVSYEYRSKPDNFLGQKTYEVFLYINGTLGVFLLGVAIATFFSGSEFKIDSNFFSHWQNPLRGLEALFNPMNYLLGFALVFLTKITGAMYFINIINHKEIREKALSSIKINMLLFLLFFLVFIGWIFTKEGFAINENGIVFMQQYKYFYNFLDMPILLTLFIIGIIMVIISVFNTVSFKKTSCIKTGGIGVVLTVTALLTSLGFNNTAYYPSTYDLQSSLTIMNSSGSHYTLMAMSYVSLMVPFVLAYIAYAWYLMDRVKITKEEIESPNAHNY; this is encoded by the coding sequence ATGGTAGGATTCGGTGATTTAGATTTACTTACACTTCAACAATACTGGTGGTTTGTAATCTCGCTTTTAGGTGGTCTTTTTGTTTTTATGATGTTTGTTCAGGGTGGACAAACTCTAATTTACAAACTATCTACAAATGAGACAGAAAAAACAATGTTAATCAACGCTATTGGGCGTAAATGGGAATTGGGATTTACTACTCTTGTTCTTTTTGGTGGGGCACTTTTTGCAGCATTTCCTCTCTTTTACGCAACGAGTTTCGGCGGAGCTTACTGGGTGTGGCTCGCAATACTCTTTTGCTTTATTATTCAAGCAGTAAGTTATGAGTATAGAAGCAAACCGGATAATTTCTTAGGACAAAAAACCTATGAAGTATTTTTATATATAAATGGAACTTTAGGAGTATTTTTACTGGGTGTGGCAATTGCTACTTTTTTTAGCGGCAGTGAATTTAAAATTGATTCAAACTTCTTTTCTCATTGGCAAAATCCACTTCGTGGTTTAGAAGCACTTTTTAATCCAATGAACTATCTTTTAGGGTTTGCATTGGTATTTCTCACTAAAATTACCGGTGCAATGTATTTTATCAACATTATTAATCATAAAGAGATACGAGAAAAAGCACTTTCATCAATAAAAATCAATATGCTTTTATTTCTACTTTTCTTTTTAGTATTTATAGGATGGATTTTTACCAAAGAGGGATTTGCAATAAATGAGAATGGTATTGTTTTTATGCAGCAATATAAATATTTTTATAATTTCTTAGATATGCCAATTCTTTTAACTCTATTTATTATAGGAATAATTATGGTTATTATATCTGTGTTTAATACTGTTTCATTCAAAAAAACATCTTGTATCAAAACAGGTGGTATAGGCGTTGTTTTAACCGTAACAGCACTTTTAACAAGCTTAGGTTTTAATAATACAGCTTATTATCCATCAACTTATGATTTACAAAGTTCTTTGACAATTATGAATAGTTCAGGAAGTCATTATACACTTATGGCAATGAGTTATGTTTCTTTAATGGTGCCATTTGTATTAGCATATATCGCTTATGCATGGTACTTAATGGACAGAGTAAAGATAACCAAAGAGGAGATTGAATCTCCAAATGCACACAACTACTAG
- a CDS encoding CorA family divalent cation transporter translates to MSNIYNLIDNLHLEDLQNETHPSIFDENEGYDMLIVRLPVIYKELQVISTGFIITNENSYLYDRDNRVFKTLESRFEAPYKILDKMVDELLESFENYRDLIADMEESLYLNKTTTSFMNNWLKLKRNIVRVERTLFHASFTMNKAIQHYEKSDDFPINHYIDLHEHMERTLRSATLQLSKLDYLYSFYSARTNEKMNSLVYNLTMISAIFLPLNLVVGFFGMNTSGLPFTDTTDGTTNVMILILFLLAITAGAISFLKKKV, encoded by the coding sequence ATGAGCAATATTTACAATCTAATAGACAATCTTCATTTAGAAGATTTACAAAACGAAACACATCCGTCAATATTTGACGAAAATGAAGGATATGACATGTTAATTGTCAGACTTCCTGTTATTTATAAAGAGCTACAGGTAATTTCCACAGGATTTATAATTACAAATGAGAACAGTTATCTCTACGACAGAGATAATAGAGTCTTTAAAACATTAGAGAGTCGTTTTGAAGCTCCATATAAAATATTAGACAAGATGGTAGATGAACTCTTAGAATCATTTGAAAATTATCGTGATTTGATTGCAGATATGGAAGAGTCTCTATATTTAAACAAAACAACAACTTCTTTTATGAACAACTGGCTAAAACTTAAGCGCAATATAGTAAGAGTTGAAAGAACATTGTTCCATGCATCTTTTACTATGAATAAAGCAATTCAGCATTATGAAAAGAGTGATGATTTTCCTATAAATCATTATATAGATTTACATGAACATATGGAGCGTACATTAAGATCTGCTACGCTGCAACTCTCTAAACTTGATTATCTTTATAGTTTTTACAGTGCACGAACAAATGAAAAAATGAACTCTCTCGTCTACAACCTAACAATGATATCGGCTATATTTTTACCCTTAAATCTGGTTGTAGGATTTTTTGGTATGAATACAAGCGGCTTACCATTTACAGATACAACAGACGGAACAACAAATGTTATGATTCTAATACTCTTCTTATTAGCAATAACTGCAGGAGCTATAAGTTTTTTAAAAAAGAAAGTTTGA
- the uvrB gene encoding excinuclease ABC subunit UvrB produces MSKFKIYSDYSPAGDQPTAIKTISDSILKGNRYQTLEGVTGSGKTYTMASVIEKVQMPTIIMTHNKTLAAQLYSEFRQFFPKNHVEYFVSYYDYYQPEAYIPRQDLFIEKDSAINDELERLRLSSTANLLSYDDVIVVASVSANYGLGDPEEYESMVQSIAVGDEIAQKKLLLRLVEMGYSRNDTYFDSGHIRVNGESLDVFPPYFEQEAIRIEFFGDEIEAIYTFDVIDNKKLEEHKSFTIYATSQFSVSQEKMAVAIKRIEEELDERLAYFQKEGKLVEYQRLKQRVEFDLEMLQTTGMCKGVENYSRLLTNKKPGEAPYTLLDYFALHHKEYLVIVDESHVSLPQYRGMYAGDRARKEVLVEYGFRLPSALDNRPLMLDEYINKAPHYLFVSATPSEYEIKLSSVCAKQIIRPTGLLDPVLEIKPSTNQVEDIHDEIKKIIIKNERVLITVLTKKMAEALTKYLADLGIKVQYMHSDIDTIERNQIIRSLRQGEFDVLIGINLLREGLDLPEVSLVAILDADKEGFLRSETALIQTIGRGARNSNGRVILYANKITRSMQKAIDTTNARREIQKAFNKKNGITPTTTMRKLDENLKVEDYGNIYQKHKKMDKIPPSERKAMIKELSIKMKEAARELNFEEAARLRDEITKIKKL; encoded by the coding sequence ATGTCAAAATTTAAAATTTATTCAGATTATTCGCCAGCAGGCGACCAGCCTACAGCCATTAAAACCATAAGTGATTCCATTCTTAAGGGTAATCGTTACCAAACCTTAGAAGGTGTTACAGGAAGCGGTAAAACCTATACTATGGCAAGTGTTATAGAAAAAGTGCAGATGCCGACCATTATTATGACGCATAACAAAACTCTTGCTGCTCAGCTTTACAGTGAGTTTCGTCAATTCTTTCCAAAAAATCATGTAGAGTACTTTGTATCATATTATGATTATTATCAGCCAGAGGCGTACATTCCTCGTCAAGATCTGTTTATAGAAAAAGATAGTGCCATTAATGATGAACTTGAGCGTCTTCGCCTCTCTTCAACCGCGAATCTTCTCTCTTACGATGATGTTATTGTCGTAGCTTCAGTTTCAGCAAATTACGGGCTGGGAGACCCCGAGGAGTATGAAAGCATGGTGCAATCCATCGCTGTCGGTGATGAAATAGCACAAAAAAAACTTCTGCTTCGTCTTGTCGAGATGGGTTACAGCCGAAACGACACCTACTTCGACAGCGGGCATATACGCGTAAACGGAGAGAGCTTGGATGTATTTCCGCCCTACTTTGAGCAAGAAGCCATCCGCATAGAGTTTTTCGGCGACGAGATAGAAGCTATCTACACCTTTGATGTAATAGACAACAAAAAGCTTGAAGAGCACAAAAGTTTTACCATCTATGCAACCTCACAGTTTAGCGTAAGTCAAGAGAAAATGGCTGTGGCAATAAAACGCATAGAAGAGGAGCTCGACGAGAGGCTTGCTTACTTTCAAAAAGAGGGCAAACTTGTTGAATATCAGCGTCTAAAACAGAGAGTAGAGTTTGACCTTGAGATGCTTCAAACGACTGGAATGTGCAAAGGGGTTGAGAACTACTCAAGACTGCTTACAAACAAAAAACCGGGTGAAGCTCCATACACTCTGCTTGATTACTTTGCTCTGCACCATAAAGAGTATCTCGTAATTGTTGATGAATCACATGTTTCACTTCCGCAATACCGCGGCATGTATGCAGGAGACAGAGCCAGAAAAGAAGTTTTGGTAGAGTATGGATTTCGTCTGCCAAGTGCGCTTGACAACCGTCCTTTAATGCTTGATGAGTATATTAATAAAGCACCTCACTATCTTTTTGTTTCTGCAACACCTTCGGAGTATGAAATAAAGCTCTCAAGTGTTTGTGCAAAGCAGATTATCCGTCCAACCGGTCTTTTAGACCCGGTGCTAGAAATAAAACCATCTACCAATCAAGTAGAAGATATCCACGATGAGATAAAAAAAATAATCATAAAAAATGAGCGCGTTCTTATAACAGTTCTAACGAAAAAAATGGCAGAAGCACTTACAAAATACTTAGCTGACTTAGGCATAAAAGTACAGTATATGCACTCAGATATAGATACGATTGAAAGAAATCAGATTATTCGTTCACTTCGCCAGGGAGAGTTTGATGTACTTATCGGAATCAATCTTCTTCGTGAAGGTCTAGACCTGCCTGAAGTCAGTTTGGTAGCAATATTAGATGCAGACAAAGAGGGATTTTTAAGAAGCGAAACTGCTCTTATTCAAACAATCGGCCGTGGAGCAAGAAACTCAAACGGAAGAGTTATTTTATACGCAAATAAAATAACCCGTTCAATGCAAAAAGCTATAGATACAACAAATGCCAGAAGAGAAATACAAAAAGCATTTAACAAAAAAAACGGTATAACTCCTACAACGACTATGCGCAAACTTGATGAAAATCTAAAAGTAGAAGATTACGGAAATATTTACCAAAAACATAAAAAAATGGATAAAATACCGCCGTCAGAGAGAAAAGCAATGATTAAAGAGCTCTCTATTAAAATGAAAGAAGCTGCTCGTGAGTTAAATTTTGAAGAAGCAGCAAGACTTCGTGATGAAATAACAAAAATAAAAAAACTTTAG
- a CDS encoding DedA family protein, with translation MEDTFSNLATYGYIGLFLYSLGGGFIALIGAGVLSFMGKMDLSLSIFIAFTANALGDFLLFYMARYQKTMMMDGLRKHRRKLALAHIMMKKNGSWIILIQKFVYGIKTLIPIAIGLTKYDFKKFAILNILSAAAWALIFGIGSYYSGGFLVKMAELVGDKPWIAPLILVVLGGSLWLYMTHATKRKN, from the coding sequence ATGGAAGATACATTTAGCAATTTAGCAACATATGGATACATTGGACTTTTTCTTTACTCGCTAGGCGGTGGTTTTATAGCCCTTATCGGAGCAGGAGTTTTGTCATTTATGGGTAAAATGGATTTAAGCTTATCCATTTTTATAGCATTTACAGCAAATGCGCTCGGAGATTTTTTACTTTTTTACATGGCAAGATACCAAAAAACAATGATGATGGATGGTCTGCGCAAACATAGAAGAAAACTAGCTCTAGCACATATTATGATGAAAAAAAACGGCTCATGGATAATCTTAATTCAAAAATTTGTCTATGGCATAAAAACACTTATACCGATTGCTATCGGTTTAACAAAATATGACTTTAAAAAATTTGCAATTTTAAATATATTGAGCGCTGCAGCATGGGCTTTAATATTTGGTATTGGAAGTTACTATTCAGGAGGTTTTTTAGTAAAGATGGCAGAGTTAGTCGGAGACAAACCTTGGATAGCGCCTCTTATACTCGTGGTTCTTGGTGGGTCTTTATGGTTGTACATGACACATGCCACAAAGCGTAAGAATTAG
- the pckA gene encoding phosphoenolpyruvate carboxykinase (ATP), with protein sequence MNLKELEEIGLKNVGKVYHNLSYDELIHHEMENKECTFTKKGASAVDTGIFTGRSPKDKYFVDRYPSNQYIAWGDVNQKISEEIFNELLELSREQLSGKDLYVTDVYSGASEASKKSIRFITEIAWQSHFVKNMFIRPTETELESFKPQFTVLSACKAVNERWKEHGLNSEVFVLFDIENNMAIIGGTWYGGELKKGIFSMMNYWLPLEGKLSMHCSANVGERGDTALFFGLSGTGKTTLSTDPHRRLIGDDEHGWDNDGVFNFEGGCYAKVINLDGKSEPEIYNAIKPGALLENIVMDEEGEVDYEDSSKTENTRVSYPIEHIPNHESSLCAGHPENIIFLTADAFGVLPPVSKLTREQAMYYFLSGYTAKVAGTERGITEPVATFSACFGEAFLPLHPTVYAKLLGEKIDKHGVNVYLVNTGWTGGKYGVGHRMSIKDTRACINAILDGSIKNSEFDTTKTFRLHVPTTLGDINPEILNPRNAWKNKDEFDTTRDTLAKMFIENFKKYQTEDSEFDYSTAGPKIEN encoded by the coding sequence ATGAACTTAAAAGAGTTAGAAGAGATAGGTTTAAAAAATGTTGGTAAAGTTTATCATAACCTTAGTTATGATGAATTAATTCACCATGAGATGGAAAATAAAGAGTGTACTTTTACAAAAAAAGGTGCAAGTGCCGTTGATACGGGTATCTTTACTGGTCGTAGCCCAAAAGACAAATATTTTGTAGATCGTTACCCATCAAATCAATACATAGCATGGGGCGATGTTAACCAAAAAATAAGCGAAGAGATTTTTAATGAACTTTTGGAACTTTCAAGAGAGCAGCTCTCAGGTAAAGATTTGTATGTAACCGATGTGTATAGCGGTGCAAGTGAAGCTTCTAAAAAATCAATCCGTTTTATAACTGAAATAGCATGGCAGTCTCATTTTGTTAAAAATATGTTTATTCGTCCCACTGAAACTGAGTTGGAGAGTTTTAAACCGCAGTTTACAGTATTAAGCGCTTGCAAGGCTGTTAATGAAAGATGGAAAGAGCATGGATTGAACTCTGAAGTGTTTGTACTTTTTGACATTGAAAATAATATGGCAATTATTGGTGGTACATGGTATGGCGGTGAGTTGAAAAAAGGAATTTTTTCAATGATGAATTATTGGCTGCCGCTTGAAGGCAAACTCTCTATGCACTGTTCTGCAAATGTTGGAGAGCGTGGTGATACTGCACTTTTCTTCGGTCTTAGCGGAACAGGGAAAACTACTCTCTCTACCGATCCGCATAGAAGACTTATCGGCGATGATGAGCATGGTTGGGATAATGACGGTGTGTTTAATTTTGAAGGCGGATGTTACGCCAAGGTTATTAACCTTGATGGAAAAAGTGAGCCTGAAATTTATAATGCTATAAAGCCTGGCGCGCTTCTTGAAAATATCGTAATGGATGAGGAGGGTGAAGTAGATTATGAAGATTCAAGTAAAACTGAAAATACCCGCGTCTCTTACCCGATAGAACATATTCCAAATCATGAATCTTCTTTATGTGCCGGGCATCCGGAAAATATAATTTTTTTAACTGCTGACGCTTTTGGCGTTCTTCCTCCGGTCTCAAAACTTACTCGTGAACAAGCAATGTACTACTTCTTAAGCGGATATACTGCAAAAGTTGCAGGAACTGAGCGCGGTATTACAGAGCCTGTTGCAACATTTAGTGCTTGTTTTGGAGAGGCTTTTTTACCACTTCATCCAACGGTTTATGCGAAGCTTTTAGGTGAAAAGATTGATAAGCATGGTGTAAATGTATATCTTGTAAACACTGGCTGGACTGGTGGAAAGTATGGCGTGGGACATAGAATGAGCATCAAAGACACTCGCGCGTGTATCAATGCAATTTTAGACGGAAGCATTAAAAACAGTGAATTTGACACTACAAAAACATTTAGACTTCATGTTCCTACAACTCTAGGTGATATAAATCCAGAGATATTAAATCCTCGCAATGCGTGGAAAAATAAAGATGAATTTGATACAACAAGAGATACTTTAGCTAAAATGTTTATTGAAAATTTTAAAAAGTATCAGACTGAAGATAGCGAGTTTGATTATTCTACTGCAGGACCTAAAATAGAAAATTAG
- a CDS encoding DsrE family protein, which translates to MKKVLMKIALAAILLSPLSAAASQSAEKLLLVITTEDSLTQFMAMVLGNQVQAKGADVEILLCGKAGDLAVKGSKEILLKPKDVSAQMLMKKMMKGGAKVEICPPYLPNAGKTKADLIDGVSVAQPAKVADTILEKDTKILSY; encoded by the coding sequence ATGAAAAAAGTATTAATGAAAATCGCGTTAGCAGCGATTCTGTTAAGTCCGCTGAGTGCAGCTGCGTCACAGAGTGCAGAGAAACTTCTTTTGGTAATAACAACAGAAGATAGCCTTACACAGTTTATGGCAATGGTTTTAGGAAATCAAGTGCAAGCAAAAGGTGCAGATGTAGAAATATTGCTATGTGGAAAAGCAGGCGATTTAGCTGTCAAAGGTTCGAAAGAGATTTTACTCAAACCTAAAGATGTGTCTGCGCAGATGTTAATGAAAAAGATGATGAAAGGTGGAGCAAAGGTTGAAATATGTCCTCCATATCTTCCAAACGCAGGTAAAACAAAAGCAGATTTGATTGATGGTGTTTCTGTAGCACAACCGGCAAAAGTAGCAGACACAATTCTTGAAAAAGATACAAAAATTCTCAGCTATTAA